The Triticum aestivum cultivar Chinese Spring chromosome 3A, IWGSC CS RefSeq v2.1, whole genome shotgun sequence genome includes a region encoding these proteins:
- the LOC123063181 gene encoding uncharacterized protein, producing MGREFVRRMASMRRATRYAPSSLPAAPLLVAGWFDLSEAVVPLQATNVLGGEYFPWNQIDETGNETFLVLDAGRVFRGTHSNVTSHLQLTRVLFDHCPSMNFTLCPANDFGYWWQILSLGWHLGLVPSVYVYCADSLIFTGAGINDQLFSPFPTFLNNAHLCAALLRLALG from the exons ATGGGCCGCGAGTTCGTGAGGAGGATGGCGTCGATGCGTCGCGCTACGCGCTACGCGCCCTCCTCCTTACCCGCAGCTCCCTTGCTAGTAGCCGGTTGGTTCGATTTGTCTGAAGCCGTAGTTCCATTGCAGGCGACGAACGTCCTAGGTGGAGAGTATTTTCCATGGAATCAAATTGATGAAACTGGCAATGAGACGTTTCTTGTCCTCGACGCAGGCCGGGTTTTTAGAGGAACACATTCCAATGTG ACCAGCCACTTGCAACTAACAAGAGTGCTCTTTGACCATTGCCCGTCTATGAATTTCACACTCTGTCCTGCCAATGATTTTGGTTATTGGTGGCAAATCTTATCCCTTGGCTGGCATCTAGGACTCGTGCCTTCAGTTTACGTTTATTGCGCTGATTCACTGATCTTTACGGGTGCTGGCATCAATGACCAACTGTTCTCTCCATTCCCTACTTTCCTCAACAATGCGCATTTATGTGCTGCATTACTCCGCCTAGCTTTGGGTTGA
- the LOC123063180 gene encoding E3 ubiquitin-protein ligase At3g02290: protein MGGFCCCLSTDDFEEYVHPNNPVYRQCISLRHLFHNMFGGYTAAFQRLDSRPSNPAQGAAPLASTNPSTNITESSLSETFHLVSRPPPYDIDPRYARVQREGLVSRREKSINLTHEESPGLRRNGSSSGVEHLAAQKKRSSTDPEGEHKVRRSESTKSLSGRAYNSSYAVITSDDEDVCPTCLEEYTPENPQIITKCSHHFHLSCIYEWMERSDTCPICGKEMEFCESP from the exons ATGGGAGGATTTTGCTGCTGCCTTTCCACAGACGATTTTGAGGAATATGTTCATCCAAATAATCCTGTCTATAGACAATGCATATCCCTAAGGCATTTGTTTCACAACATGTTTGGGGGG TATACTGCAGCATTCCAGAGGCTCGACTCTAGGCCAAGCAACCCAGCTCAAGGAGCTGCGCCATTGGCATCCACTAATCCAAGTACTAATATAACTGAGAGTTCGCTGTCTGAAACTTTTCACCTTGTTTCTAGACCACCCCCATATGACATTGACCCTAGATATGCCCGAGTGCAAAGAGAGGGACTGGTATCAAGGCGTGAAAAGTCTATTAACCTCACGCATGAAGAGTCCCCAGGTCTTAGACGAAATGGCAGCAGCTCTGGTGTCGAGCATTTAGCTGCTCAAAAGAAAAGGAGCAGCACTGATCCTGAGGGTGAACATAAGGTGCGTCGTTCTGAATCGACTAAGAGTCTTTCTGGAAGAGCATATAACAGCAGTTATGCCGTCATCACTTCAGACGACGAAGATGTCTGCCCTACTTGTCTGGAAG AGTACACCCCGGAGAATCCACAGATCATAACTAAATGCTCCCACCATTTCCATCTAAGTTGTATTTATGAGTGGATGGAGAGGAGCGACACCTGCCCAATTTGTGGGAAG GAAATGGAGTTCTGCGAGAGCCCCTGA
- the LOC123063182 gene encoding transaldolase produces MAGTVPKLAAPRPAAAGPLPSQPLRSAALAFAPSARRFRVSLAARARSPVIAMASAKEGNGAVTKRTTLHDLYEQQGQSPWYDNLCRPVTDLLPYIANGVRGVTSNPTIFQKAISSSNAYDGQFKELISAGKDAESAYWELVIKDIQDACKLFEPIYDETDGADGYVSVEVSPRLANDTQGTVEAAKWLHKVVNRPNVYIKIPATAECVPSIKEVIANGISVNVTLIFSVARYEAVIDAYLDGLEASGLSDLSRVTSVASFFVSRVDSLIDKMLEKIGTPEALALRGKAAVAQAKIANQLYLKKFSGPRWEALVKKGAKKQRLLWASTSVKNPAYLDTLYVDPLIGPDTVSTMPDQALDAFIDHGTVARTIDANVSEAEGIYSALEKLGIDWEEVGKQLEHEGVSSFKGSFDSLLTSLEEKGNALKTAANL; encoded by the exons ATGGCCGGCACCGTGCCCAAGCTCGCCGCCCCGAGGCCGGCGGCCGCGGGGCCGCTCCCCTCGCAGCCCCTCCGCTCCGCCGCGCTCGCCTTCGCCCCCTCCGCCCGCCGCTTCcgcgtctccctcgccgcccgcgccaGGAGCCCCGTCAT TGCGATGGCTTCCGccaaggaggggaacggcgccGTGACGAAGAGGACCACGCTCCATGACCTCTATGAGCAACAGGGTCAGTCCCCGTGGTACGACAACCTCTGCCGGCCTGTCACCGATTTGCTGCCCTACATCGCCAACGGTGTCCGTGGAGTCACCAGCAACCCAACG ATTTTCCAGAAAGCCATCTCTTCATCAAACGCGTATGACGGTCAGTTCAAGGAGCTTATATCGGCTGGGAAGGATGCAGAGAGCGCTTACTGGGAACTCGTCATAAAGGACATCCAAGACGCGTGCAAACTGTTTGAGCCCATCTACGACGAGACCGATGGGGCTGATGGTTACGTTTCAGTGGAGGTGTCTCCTAGGCTGGCAAATGACACCCAAGGAACCGTCGAAGCTGCGAAGTGGTTACACAAAGTGGTCAACCGCCCCAATGTGTACATCAAGATCCCAGCTACTGCAGAATGCGTTCCTTCTATCAAGGAAGTCATTGCTAATGGCATCAGCGTCAATGTCACT CTTATCTTCTCCGTTGCAAGATACGAGGCTGTGATTGATGCTTACCTTGACGGGCTTGAGGCTTCTGGTTTGAGTGACTTATCCCGAGTGACCAGTGTAGCATCCTTCTTTGTCAGCCGAGTTGACAGTCTGATCGACAAAATGCTTGAGAAGATTGGAACACCTGAGGCTCTTGCCCTGAGGGGAAAG GCTGCTGtagcacaagcaaagatagcaaaccAGCTTTACCTCAAGAAATTCTCTGGCCCAAGGTGGGAGGCTTTGGTGAAGAAGGGAGCCAAGAAGCAGAGGTTGTTGTGGGCATCCACCAGCGTGAAGAACCCGGCTTACTTGGACACTCTTTACGTCGATCCTCTCATCGGACCTGACACC GTCTCTACGATGCCCGACCAAGCTCTGGACGCGTTCATCGACCACGGCACAGTTGCTAGGACAATCGACGCTAACGTGTCAGAAGCTGAGGGCATATACAGTGCCCTGGAGAAGCTGGGCATCGACTGGGAAGAGGTTGGCAAGCAGCTGGAGCACGAGGGTGTGAGCTCCTTCAAGGGGAGCTTCGACAGTCTGCTCACGAGCTTGGAGGAGAAGGGCAACGCCCTCAAGACCGCTGCCAACCTGTAG
- the LOC123063183 gene encoding probable glucuronosyltransferase Os01g0926400 — protein sequence MGAGTRPSAIAAAALLAVAACCAALLVAAAPPQSHQPQQHKHVRISGNAGDVLEDDPVGKLKVFIYEMPRKYNHYLLEKDNRCLYHMFAAEIFMHQFLLASAVRTMNPEEADWFYTPVYVTCDLTQQGFPLPFRAPRIMRSAIQYIAATWPYWNRTEGADHFFLAPHDFGACFHYQEERAIERGILPLLRRATLVQTFGQRNHVCMQEGSITIPPYANPQKMQAHLISPGTPRSIFAYFRGLFYDMGNDPEGGYYARGARASVWENFKDNPLFDMSSEHPSTYYEDMQRAIFCLCPLGWAPWSPRLVEAVVFGCIPVIIADDIVLPFADAIPWEQISVFVAEADVPRLDSILASVAPEDVLRKQRLLASPAMKQAVLFHQPARPGDAFDQVLNGLARKLPHREGAFLKPGQKVLDWNAGLDSDLKPW from the exons ATGGGGGCGGGGACCAGGCCGTCCGCGATAGCTGCGGCGGctctgctcgccgtcgccgcctgcTGCGCGGCGCTCCTCGTCGCGGCCGCGCCGCCGCAAAGCCACCAGCCGCAGCAGCACAAGCACGTCAGGATCTCAG GGAACGCCGGCGACGTGCTGGAGGACGACCCGGTGGGGAAGCTCAAGGTGTTCATCTACGAGATGCCGAGGAAGTACAACCATTACCTGCTCGAGAAGGACAACCGGTGCCTCTACCACATGTTCGCGGCGGAGATCTTCATGCACCAGTTCCTGCTGGCGAGCGCGGTGCGGACCATGAACCCGGAGGAGGCCGACTGGTTCTACACCCCGGTGTACGTGACGTGCGACCTGACGCAGCAGGGCTTCCCGCTGCCGTTCCGGGCTCCCCGGATCATGCGGAGCGCCATCCAGTACATCGCGGCGACATGGCCGTACTGGAACCGGACCGAGGGGGCCGACCACTTCTTCCTCGCTCCCCATGATTTCGGGGCGTGCTTCCACTATCAG GAGGAGAGGGCTATCGAGAGGGGGATCCTGCCGCTGCTCCGGCGCGCGACGCTGGTGCAGACGTTCGGGCAGAGGAACCATGTGTGCATGCAGGAGGGGTCCATAACCATTCCTCCCTACGCCAACCCGCAGAAGATGCAGGCTCACCTCATCTCCCCCGGCACCCCCCggtccatcttcgcctacttccgCGGCCTCTTCTACGACATGGGCAACGACCCCGAGGGCGGCTACTACGCCAG GGGCGCGCGGGCGTCGGTGTGGGAGAACTTCAAGGACAACCCTCTGTTCGACATGTCGTCGGAGCACCCGTCGACGTACTACGAGGACATGCAGCGGGCCATCTTCTGCCTGTGCCCTCTGGGGTGGGCGCCGTGGAGCCCGCGGCTGGTGGAGGCGGTGGTGTTCGGGTGCATCCCGGTGATCATCGCCGACGACATCGTCCTCCCCTTCGCGGACGCCATCCCGTGGGAGCAGATCAGCGTGTTCGTGGCGGAGGCGGACGTGCCGCGGCTCGACTCcatcctggcgtcggtggcgcccgaGGACGTGCTCCGGAAGCAGCGCCTGCTGGCCAGCCCGGCCATGAAGCAGGCCGTGCTCTTCCACCAGCCGGCCAGGCCCGGCGACGCCTTCGACCAGGTGCTCAACGGGCTCGCCCGCAAGCTGCCGCACCGGGAGGGCGCGTTCCTCAAGCCCGGCCAGAAGGTGCTCGACTGGAACGCCGGCCTCGACAGCGACCTCAAGCCGTGGTAG